CGCCGGTAGTCGCTCCAGGAGCGATCGGGATGATCCTCGATGGGGTCGTTGAGGTACCAGATGCGCCGCCCGGACGCGCGAACGAGGTTCTGCATGGCGCCATATTCGAGAAATGCCGTCTCGAAAGTACGTTCCTGCCGGCGTCCTTCGTAGACGTTTGGCGTTCGCGCCGTGCCGGTCCAGACCTGCGCGATGTAGCCGTCGACGCCCAGCGCGAGCAGCGACGATTCAGGGCTGACGATTCGCCAATGGGCGTAGTTGATGAGCGAGTGCGTCGGCACGTAGCTGCGGATTCTTCGCTGATGCGCATGACCGTATGCGCGCACGAAGTCGAGGACTTGCCTGAGCGCCCGCTGGTAGAGCACGTATTTCAGCTTGGAGGCCCGATATTGCGCGTCATGCGAGGAGTGCGGCGGTTGCCACGGGTCGCCGTAATAGGCTTGCCACTCGCGTTGAAAGCTCGGTTCGTACCCCGCGCGCGCCCAGAATTCCGGCTCTTCGAGGTGGATGGCTTCGGCGCCTGCATCGAGCGCGCGCTTCACGCCGGCGGTCAGGAACTGGCCGTATCGCTCGGTCGGTGACATGTACGGCACATCCGTGCTGCTGCCGTGCATGATCCTGGTTCCATCCCGTTCGGTTTGCGCCTCGTCCCAGTGCCGGGCGCCGTCGTAGCGCCCCTCCAAGTAGTCCTGGTATTCGCCCCACGCGACGCCGGTCATCACGTGGATCCGATATCCGCGGCGCCGCCAACTATCCATCCGCTCAGGCAGCGTTGGGTCGATGCCGTAGACGATGGCCACGTCCGCGTTGAGATTGGTCCGCGGCGTCCACGGCGCGTGGGTCTGGAAGCAGAGGCGCTCCTCGTCTGCTCGCTCGTCTGCCGTCCCACGAAGTGGCAACAGCAGACGCAACGCCACGAGCCCTGTGGCAAGGAAGAGGCGTCGTGTCATCTGAGCCTGAGCACGCGCCAAGCCCACAAGCACAGAGCCGCGGCGCCAGCCGTGATGAGAACGTACGAAGCGTCCCGTAGTAGATGTGTCCCTTCCTCAGCGACCCGCCAGGCATGCGCCAGAACGAGCAGACCGAAGACCGACCCGCTGGTCATCACGTAGGCTCTCATGGAACCGTCTCCAGCTCATTTGGCCTGGTCCGAGCTTACCGAGACACCGAGGTGACGGTCCAGCCAGCCCACCATCTCTCCCAGGAAATCGGGCGGATTCGTTGCGCCTTCGAAGTTTGCGCCGTGGCCGCCCCCAGAGATGCGAACCAGTTTGACTTCCACGCCTGCCCTCTCGAGCGCGGCTCTCATCAGCTCTGATTGTTCGAACGGCACTGTTTTGTCGGCATCGCCATGGAGCAAGAGGAAGGGGGCGTCATCCGCGGAGACATGCGTTAGAGGGGAGGCTGCTGCGTACTTCTTGTACTCCTCAGCTTTGGGATTTCTGCTCCGCAGTGGAACACCGACAAAAGAAGTCACCGCCATGAGCCCTGCTTCCGTCTTGATCCTCGACAAGTCCGATGGGGCCGCTAGGGTGACAACACATCGCAGTCTGGAGCTCTGGCGGTTGACCAGATCTGGATCGTTGGGGTCGCTCTGATCGTCCAACGTGCCGAGCATGCTGACCAGATGCCCGCCGGAAGAGCCGCCAATGCCGCCAATCTGCTCCGGATCGATACTGTATTCCCGAGCGTGGTGACGAATGAATCGGACGGCGCGCCGCGCGTCCTCCACGGCGTCGGGATAGCGAAAGCGCGGCGCAGCGCGGTGATTGATGGTGAAGACGGTGTACCCAGCCTCGGTGAGCGTGCGGAGAACATCCTGGCCCTCCACCCTGTCCTTGAGAGCCCCTGCGTGGTACGCAAGAGGCATGTGCCATCCGCTTCCTGCGATGAGGATCACGCCGTAGCCGTTGGCCTTCTCTGGATAGTAGATGTCCATCAGAAGCGCCAGGCCGGAATACATCCCGTAGACGACATTCTTCTCTGCGCGGGCCTGCAACGGGACA
This window of the Luteitalea sp. genome carries:
- a CDS encoding prolyl oligopeptidase family serine peptidase, producing MLTFGLEARLCRTGGCRRRRSRMRRRIPALVVLFFFAGAVPLQARAEKNVVYGMYSGLALLMDIYYPEKANGYGVILIAGSGWHMPLAYHAGALKDRVEGQDVLRTLTEAGYTVFTINHRAAPRFRYPDAVEDARRAVRFIRHHAREYSIDPEQIGGIGGSSGGHLVSMLGTLDDQSDPNDPDLVNRQSSRLRCVVTLAAPSDLSRIKTEAGLMAVTSFVGVPLRSRNPKAEEYKKYAAASPLTHVSADDAPFLLLHGDADKTVPFEQSELMRAALERAGVEVKLVRISGGGHGANFEGATNPPDFLGEMVGWLDRHLGVSVSSDQAK